From the genome of Nitrospirota bacterium, one region includes:
- a CDS encoding thiazole biosynthesis protein — MLDPYKIAPTYEKEITRAIAREFYQQFDSLVESDVIIIGAGPSGLVCGKELASSGVKVLIIEQTNHLGGGFWSGGYLMNKTTIAAPAQEILEKIGVPCKKMTKEMYIVDAPHACSKLIGSAFDAGIKVLNLTVLRDLIIRGENNNVEGVVVNYAPIYEMPKGTAHVDPIGLEGKIVVDATGHDAIAVQLLAKRGLYKNVPGNGPMWVAKSEECIMEKTGEVYPNLFLVGLSVAAVFGTPRMGPAFGSMLLSGKKGADLIQKKLQSNR, encoded by the coding sequence ATGCTTGATCCCTACAAAATTGCACCCACCTATGAAAAAGAGATTACCCGGGCTATTGCCAGAGAGTTTTATCAGCAATTTGACTCTCTGGTGGAATCGGATGTCATCATTATCGGTGCGGGACCTTCAGGTCTGGTTTGCGGAAAGGAACTGGCTTCTTCCGGAGTAAAAGTCCTGATCATCGAGCAGACCAATCATCTTGGCGGAGGGTTCTGGTCGGGTGGCTATCTGATGAACAAAACAACCATTGCCGCCCCCGCCCAGGAAATCCTTGAAAAAATCGGCGTTCCCTGCAAAAAAATGACGAAAGAGATGTATATCGTCGATGCGCCTCATGCCTGCTCCAAACTCATTGGAAGCGCCTTTGATGCCGGAATTAAAGTCCTTAATTTAACGGTTCTTCGCGATTTAATCATCCGGGGAGAAAATAATAACGTGGAAGGGGTCGTCGTCAACTACGCCCCGATCTATGAAATGCCAAAAGGGACGGCTCATGTCGACCCGATAGGCCTTGAAGGCAAGATTGTGGTTGATGCCACCGGCCACGATGCCATCGCCGTTCAGTTATTGGCTAAACGTGGCCTGTATAAAAATGTACCCGGCAATGGTCCGATGTGGGTCGCAAAATCAGAAGAATGTATCATGGAAAAGACAGGGGAAGTTTATCCCAACCTCTTTTTGGTTGGGCTTTCTGTCGCCGCTGTTTTCGGAACTCCCAGAATGGGCCCCGCGTTTGGGTCAATGCTTCTGTCGGGTAAAAAGGGAGCCGATCTTATTCAGAAAAAACTTCAATCTAATCGGTAA
- a CDS encoding FHA domain-containing protein gives MEFQGDKTILLTGAKQPDENQVIWSKADVVRALSGKIKIIPPEKVYSFKIVEGADRGKVYPLEEKNRFSLGRSGADIILKDPRVSKTHCVVEFYDEIVVIKDMNSTNGSLLNQFVLAEDFLKNGDKLRIGNTVLEFQIRAS, from the coding sequence ATGGAATTTCAGGGGGACAAAACGATTCTTTTAACCGGGGCAAAACAACCTGACGAAAATCAGGTCATTTGGTCAAAAGCCGATGTTGTCCGGGCCCTTTCAGGAAAAATAAAAATCATCCCGCCCGAAAAGGTCTATTCCTTTAAGATCGTGGAAGGCGCGGACAGGGGAAAGGTTTATCCCCTGGAGGAGAAAAACAGGTTTAGTCTGGGACGAAGCGGGGCCGATATTATTCTGAAAGACCCGCGGGTCTCAAAAACCCATTGCGTGGTGGAATTCTACGACGAAATCGTTGTCATCAAAGATATGAACAGCACCAACGGGAGTTTGCTCAATCAGTTTGTTCTGGCCGAAGATTTTTTAAAAAATGGCGATAAACTTCGGATTGGAAACACGGTTTTGGAATTTCAAATCAGGGCATCATGA
- a CDS encoding cation-translocating P-type ATPase yields MINDSNTRTLQVAIGKMDCPDCGLKIEKRLHRVKGVESAEVNFLTARLTVKYQPIQINPRAISREVEKLGYTVKDPESPEKPGPGSFFQKPVFSTFLSGGLTVGGVISSFLFSSQISTVFYLMAVFLGGYPIARKGLLSLKQRITDMNVLMTLAVFGAVLLRDYLEGASVVFLFSLAQWLETRSVDRSRKAIGRLIDYTPVRVTVSREGADQRVDGEQVKAGERVIVRPGEILPFDGKIVKGISSVNQASMTGESLPVDKKERDEVYAGTLNLTGVLEIEVTHLWKESRMARIIHLVEESSGRKASSQRFVDLFSKYYTPWVISFAVFIAVAPPLFFHENLNTWFYRALVLVVIACPCALVISTPVTIISGLSAAARKGILIKGGLFLEELGRIKTFVFDKTGTLTTGIAGVKEVIPFSGTAESLIRIAASLEKHAKHPVAGAIVEYANRMGTPELPLKDFQSFPGLGAKGVLAGETYFIGNHRFFEEQGFCSEKIESSLFPLEAQGKTTVLIGNEREVLGIIAVSDSLRPETAQSLRELRTEGVENISMMTGDNAVNASLVASRIGLDEVYAEMMPDEKANTIGQLRKKFEKVAMVGDGINDAPALAAATVGIAMGEKGTEVSMETADVVLMSDNLLKLPFAVRLGKQTLRLIKQNVALAIGIKAVFLILAIAGLSTLWMAVAADMGVSLLVIANGMRITFLRPS; encoded by the coding sequence ATGATCAATGATTCAAATACCAGGACTCTTCAGGTTGCCATTGGCAAGATGGATTGTCCGGATTGCGGCTTGAAAATTGAAAAACGGCTGCACCGGGTCAAAGGCGTCGAATCCGCCGAGGTTAATTTTTTAACCGCGCGGCTCACCGTTAAATACCAGCCCATACAGATCAATCCCCGTGCCATCTCGCGCGAGGTCGAAAAATTGGGCTATACCGTTAAAGACCCGGAATCCCCCGAAAAACCGGGGCCAGGGTCTTTTTTCCAAAAGCCTGTCTTTTCTACCTTCCTTTCAGGGGGGTTGACCGTCGGAGGAGTCATCTCATCTTTTTTATTTTCCTCCCAAATTTCTACGGTTTTTTATTTAATGGCGGTTTTTTTAGGCGGCTATCCTATCGCGCGAAAGGGCCTGCTTTCGCTGAAACAGCGGATCACCGACATGAACGTTCTCATGACTCTGGCTGTTTTTGGGGCGGTCCTTCTTCGCGATTATTTGGAAGGGGCATCGGTGGTTTTTCTATTTTCCCTTGCCCAGTGGCTTGAAACCCGCAGTGTTGACCGGAGTCGAAAAGCGATTGGCCGTTTGATTGACTATACGCCCGTCCGGGTAACGGTTTCCCGGGAAGGCGCGGACCAACGGGTCGATGGCGAACAGGTTAAAGCGGGGGAACGGGTCATTGTTCGTCCCGGGGAAATCCTTCCGTTTGATGGAAAAATTGTAAAAGGGATTTCAAGCGTCAATCAGGCTTCTATGACGGGAGAATCTCTGCCGGTCGATAAAAAAGAAAGAGACGAAGTTTATGCCGGGACTCTGAACCTCACCGGTGTCCTTGAAATCGAGGTGACTCATCTCTGGAAAGAAAGCCGGATGGCCCGGATTATCCACCTCGTAGAGGAATCGTCGGGGAGGAAAGCCTCCTCTCAGCGGTTCGTCGACCTCTTTTCAAAATATTACACGCCATGGGTCATTTCTTTTGCGGTTTTTATTGCTGTGGCGCCCCCTCTTTTTTTTCATGAAAACTTAAATACCTGGTTTTACAGGGCGCTGGTGCTTGTCGTCATCGCCTGTCCGTGCGCGCTCGTCATTTCAACGCCGGTGACAATTATTTCGGGTTTGTCCGCAGCCGCAAGGAAAGGGATCCTCATTAAGGGAGGTTTGTTTCTCGAAGAGTTGGGAAGGATTAAAACTTTTGTTTTTGATAAGACCGGAACCCTGACGACCGGTATTGCCGGGGTCAAAGAGGTGATTCCATTTTCCGGAACTGCCGAATCTCTGATCCGGATAGCGGCTTCACTTGAAAAACACGCAAAGCACCCCGTCGCCGGGGCCATCGTTGAATATGCCAATCGGATGGGGACGCCGGAATTGCCGCTTAAGGATTTTCAATCTTTTCCCGGATTGGGCGCGAAGGGGGTATTGGCCGGCGAGACGTATTTTATTGGCAATCATCGGTTTTTTGAAGAACAGGGGTTTTGTTCCGAAAAAATAGAATCTTCTCTTTTTCCTTTAGAGGCTCAGGGGAAAACCACTGTTTTAATTGGAAATGAAAGAGAGGTCCTGGGAATCATTGCGGTTTCAGACTCCCTTAGGCCCGAGACCGCGCAAAGTTTGAGGGAACTAAGAACGGAAGGTGTAGAAAATATTTCCATGATGACAGGAGATAATGCCGTTAATGCTTCTCTGGTCGCTTCTCGGATCGGACTGGATGAAGTTTACGCCGAAATGATGCCGGATGAAAAAGCAAATACGATCGGACAGTTAAGAAAAAAATTCGAAAAAGTAGCCATGGTAGGGGATGGGATTAATGATGCCCCGGCCCTGGCCGCCGCGACGGTTGGGATTGCCATGGGGGAGAAGGGAACGGAGGTTTCCATGGAAACGGCTGATGTGGTTTTAATGTCTGATAATCTGTTAAAACTTCCGTTTGCCGTTCGATTGGGAAAACAAACGCTTCGTCTGATCAAACAGAATGTTGCGCTGGCCATTGGCATTAAAGCGGTTTTTCTTATTCTGGCGATAGCGGGACTTTCAACGCTCTGGATGGCGGTCGCCGCGGATATGGGCGTGTCTTTGCTGGTGATTGCGAATGGCATGAGAATCACCTTCCTCCGCCCGTCTTAG
- a CDS encoding FHA domain-containing protein, translating to MNTLFRKLKEKKEERIDVMFGESPRKKLYLVAMEGEPLGAFYLEKNAFHAISGKDYFNLLGSLPEVSLSYYAVDPVFAKCLLIPSQNKPAYRGGINGQELKKKIDILKNDQNENMILLRNQNEVSFFYFKYGKGVESYFHHPDKRPAEKEIGDQFLVYVLSHDLSLLTMEIYHNARVIPLLEHPLTKDDVAGGIIEHFLNQKPKPTSADKMDFEPDSALFLFDSSPPVSGQNSAGESFSPKGKGKWYLELVGGEQMGRRVVLNKPRLTIGRMKADLMLGDVKISRQHAIIELTDQGYRLTDLGSSNGSFVNGQSIKTQLLKPADIIRVGGTLIKILVE from the coding sequence GTGAACACGCTCTTTCGGAAATTAAAAGAAAAAAAAGAAGAGCGTATTGATGTGATGTTCGGAGAGTCTCCCAGGAAAAAACTTTATCTGGTTGCGATGGAGGGAGAGCCTCTGGGAGCTTTTTATCTTGAAAAAAACGCTTTCCATGCCATCAGTGGCAAAGATTACTTCAATTTACTGGGGTCCCTTCCGGAAGTGAGCCTGTCTTATTACGCGGTCGATCCTGTTTTTGCGAAATGTCTTCTGATTCCGTCGCAAAATAAGCCAGCCTACCGTGGAGGGATCAATGGACAGGAGCTTAAAAAAAAGATTGATATTCTCAAGAACGATCAAAATGAAAATATGATTCTTTTAAGAAATCAAAACGAAGTCAGTTTTTTTTATTTTAAATACGGGAAAGGCGTCGAATCTTATTTTCATCACCCCGATAAAAGACCTGCCGAAAAAGAGATCGGAGATCAGTTTTTAGTCTATGTGTTAAGTCATGATCTTTCCCTCCTGACGATGGAAATTTACCATAACGCCCGGGTGATCCCCTTGTTGGAACATCCTCTCACAAAGGATGATGTCGCGGGAGGAATTATTGAACATTTCCTGAACCAAAAGCCAAAACCGACCTCGGCCGACAAGATGGATTTCGAACCGGATTCTGCGCTTTTTTTATTTGACTCTTCACCTCCCGTGTCAGGGCAAAATAGCGCCGGGGAGTCTTTCTCCCCGAAAGGGAAAGGAAAATGGTATTTGGAGCTGGTGGGCGGCGAACAGATGGGCAGGCGGGTCGTGTTGAACAAACCCCGGCTCACCATTGGAAGAATGAAAGCCGATCTGATGTTGGGAGACGTGAAGATTTCAAGACAGCATGCCATCATTGAATTAACCGATCAGGGATATCGTTTAACCGATTTGGGAAGCAGTAACGGGAGTTTTGTCAATGGCCAATCGATTAAAACCCAGCTCCTCAAACCGGCTGATATCATTCGGGTGGGGGGGACACTGATTAAGATCCTCGTTGAGTAG
- the ppc gene encoding phosphoenolpyruvate carboxylase: MMKAPDKNSFLMDTRLQKDIDYLENLLSQVIEQQEGKDLLRQIEQFRKLCKELRLKYEAPKEKKLIQMIEELDLTEAAKVIRAFDISFHLLNVAEENFAMQARRDQHRNDAQYKPHPLEESFALLGRESHLYSAFLKLFNQMWIEPVMTAHPTEAKRQTILEKYRKIYLLILKKLNPIWTPRELEILEKEIVTEITLLWQTGDIFLERPTVYEEVKGILFYFKESFFTIIPQFYQEVEYYLKKGFSPAPSTPFPEIPPFLKFGSWVGGDRDGNPKVTSKITEWTLRTHKDFILSLYLQSIQALIESVSQSKHLVPISPELAKSFEEDKILFGISSEALHYRNVHEPYRQKLTFIKLKLEETQKYNRWFLEGKPLDEEKLSNFKGYFNPQTLLGDLEILRKSLRENKGEIISTRLVEPFMRQVQVFGFHLANLDIRQEADQHRKALHEVLLKTRLHPSFETLPETEKVSLLSQELLTVRPLIPAGMTFSRETEEVLNMFHLINKAQATLGPEAIGSYITSMTSSLSDLLIVQVFCKEAGLYGNWDQDFPMARIDIVPLFETIDDLKKSVSIMEEAYQHPSYKIYLKGRHHIQEIMLGYSDSSKDGGILTSAWELYLTQKKLTALSGKYKIKLRLFHGRGGTVARGGGPTHKAILAQPEGTVNGQAKITEQGEVISSKYANRGTALHHLGLLAAGVITASLKSRRKQTRERVYEKAFNLISEIAYHRYRELVESPALVQYFTEGTPINEIGLLNIGSRPSYRRKGHRIEDLRAIPWVFSWTQSRHLIQAWYPIGSALAAFIQKNKKENTELLIEMYQSWPFFSNLIDNVQMTLAKTDMHIARLYSSLVTDDSIRDAIFKKLTEEYESLIRVILAITQSQSILDNDPALQHSIQLRNPFIDPIHYLQVRLIRLLRSGSPHVEKEKLTHAILLSINCIATGMRNTG, translated from the coding sequence ATGATGAAAGCGCCAGATAAAAATTCTTTTTTGATGGATACACGGCTTCAAAAGGATATTGATTACCTTGAAAATCTGCTGTCTCAGGTCATCGAACAGCAAGAGGGAAAAGACCTTCTGCGCCAAATCGAACAATTTAGAAAGCTGTGCAAGGAACTCCGGTTAAAGTATGAGGCCCCGAAGGAAAAAAAACTGATCCAGATGATCGAGGAACTCGATTTGACAGAGGCCGCGAAGGTCATTCGCGCCTTTGACATTTCGTTCCACCTGTTGAACGTTGCGGAAGAAAATTTCGCCATGCAGGCAAGACGAGACCAGCATCGAAATGACGCCCAATACAAACCCCATCCCCTGGAGGAAAGTTTCGCCCTTTTAGGCCGTGAAAGTCATCTCTATTCCGCCTTTTTAAAGCTTTTTAACCAAATGTGGATCGAACCGGTCATGACCGCTCATCCAACCGAAGCCAAGCGTCAGACGATTCTCGAAAAATACAGGAAAATATACCTTTTAATCTTAAAAAAACTGAACCCGATCTGGACGCCGAGAGAGCTTGAAATTTTAGAAAAAGAAATCGTGACCGAAATCACCCTCCTCTGGCAGACCGGCGATATTTTTCTTGAGCGTCCGACGGTTTATGAAGAGGTCAAAGGAATTCTTTTTTATTTTAAAGAATCCTTTTTTACGATCATTCCTCAATTTTATCAGGAAGTCGAATATTATCTTAAAAAAGGATTTTCCCCTGCCCCTTCCACCCCGTTTCCTGAAATCCCTCCTTTTCTGAAATTCGGATCCTGGGTCGGCGGAGACCGGGACGGAAACCCTAAAGTGACGTCGAAGATTACGGAATGGACGTTAAGAACCCACAAAGATTTCATCCTTTCCCTTTATCTCCAGTCGATCCAAGCCTTAATTGAAAGCGTCAGCCAATCAAAACATCTGGTGCCGATCTCCCCGGAACTCGCGAAAAGTTTCGAAGAGGATAAAATTCTTTTCGGAATCTCTTCGGAAGCGCTGCATTACCGGAATGTCCATGAGCCCTACCGTCAAAAATTAACTTTTATTAAATTAAAACTGGAGGAAACCCAAAAATATAACCGCTGGTTTTTGGAGGGAAAGCCTCTCGACGAAGAAAAACTTTCGAACTTCAAGGGGTATTTTAACCCTCAAACTCTTTTAGGCGATCTGGAGATCCTTCGAAAATCATTGCGGGAAAATAAGGGGGAAATTATTTCAACCCGCCTGGTCGAACCCTTTATGCGCCAGGTGCAGGTCTTTGGATTTCATTTGGCCAATCTCGATATTCGCCAGGAAGCAGACCAGCATCGAAAGGCGCTTCACGAAGTTTTGTTAAAAACCCGGCTTCATCCCTCCTTTGAAACCCTGCCTGAAACGGAAAAGGTCTCGCTTCTTTCCCAGGAGTTGTTAACCGTCCGCCCCTTGATTCCCGCGGGGATGACCTTTTCAAGAGAGACGGAAGAAGTCTTGAATATGTTTCATCTCATTAATAAAGCGCAGGCGACGCTGGGGCCGGAAGCCATTGGAAGTTATATTACCAGCATGACCTCTTCTCTGAGCGATCTTCTGATTGTTCAGGTCTTTTGCAAAGAGGCGGGATTATACGGCAACTGGGATCAGGATTTTCCGATGGCGCGAATAGACATTGTTCCGCTCTTTGAAACCATTGACGACTTGAAAAAATCGGTTTCGATTATGGAAGAGGCTTATCAGCACCCTTCGTACAAAATTTACTTAAAAGGGAGACATCATATTCAGGAAATCATGCTGGGGTATTCGGACAGCAGTAAAGACGGCGGAATTTTAACCTCCGCGTGGGAGCTTTACCTCACCCAGAAAAAATTAACCGCCCTGTCCGGGAAATATAAAATCAAATTAAGGCTCTTTCACGGGAGGGGGGGAACCGTCGCAAGAGGGGGGGGGCCTACCCATAAGGCCATTTTAGCTCAGCCGGAAGGAACCGTGAACGGTCAGGCAAAAATAACCGAACAGGGCGAGGTCATCTCCTCCAAATATGCCAATCGGGGCACCGCGCTTCATCACCTTGGACTCCTGGCCGCGGGGGTCATAACGGCCAGCTTAAAGTCCAGGCGAAAGCAAACCCGGGAAAGGGTTTATGAAAAGGCCTTTAATCTCATCTCGGAGATCGCCTATCACCGGTACCGGGAACTGGTGGAAAGTCCGGCCCTGGTTCAATATTTCACCGAGGGGACTCCGATTAACGAAATCGGCCTCTTAAATATCGGGTCAAGACCCTCCTATCGGCGAAAGGGCCATCGGATAGAAGACCTCCGGGCGATCCCCTGGGTGTTCAGCTGGACGCAGAGCCGGCACCTGATTCAGGCCTGGTACCCGATTGGATCGGCGCTGGCGGCGTTTATTCAGAAAAATAAAAAAGAAAACACCGAATTATTGATAGAGATGTACCAGAGTTGGCCTTTTTTTTCCAACCTCATCGATAATGTCCAGATGACGCTGGCCAAAACGGACATGCATATTGCCAGGCTTTATTCCAGCCTGGTCACTGACGATTCCATCCGGGACGCCATTTTTAAAAAACTCACCGAAGAGTATGAGAGCCTGATCAGGGTCATTCTGGCCATTACCCAAAGTCAGTCCATTCTTGACAACGACCCGGCGCTTCAGCACTCCATTCAATTGAGAAATCCTTTCATCGACCCCATCCACTATCTTCAGGTGAGGCTGATCAGACTCCTTCGGTCCGGGAGTCCCCATGTCGAAAAAGAAAAATTAACCCACGCGATTTTATTGTCGATTAATTGCATTGCGACGGGCATGCGGAATACCGGATAA
- a CDS encoding protein kinase encodes MNYFHGLLLKAAAIYHTYLNDHPDFHDFMEDFTRQAQFYWNEIIQNTPNWLKLSLAVLIAGETVLIFVRIFIDSSLVGWVLKILPRAFYRKTIIKRAERFAKNQKYLQAGKLYETVEEYSRAVAMFVKGENYHRPALIYVKLGKYREAARVCEEGKEYREAARYYEKEGLYLKAGEMYRHLKEFLQAAENFEKVVSALENETPSEENTRKIQEISASAGDLFFKAKEYRKAGFFLEKAGLFEQSALAFSKAKKPLLTARSLESGGKFKEAAKLYLAEGERENAALCFEKGGAFFEAGDIFNQMGNTDRAISLYQKITSNSKNYEQASLLLGGLFQKKGMLGPAREKYQRLIERKSVARENLETFYNLALLTEKIGDLHEAVSLYEKILAEDLSYKDVPARLEQLGEKVKQASALTPEETEAHTVTSRYKILNELGRGGMGIVYRAEDTVLKRIVAYKILPDSFKNNPQFLESFMLEARTAAALNHPNIVTIYDTGKVGSDYYITMECVDGMTLKDLLVKTRGGVPIRIVMAIARQLCLGLEYAHDKNVIHRDIKPANLMLTKDKMVKIMDFGLAKLVHEGLSEKTTVKGTPYYMSPEQILGKNVDAQTDLYALGCTLYHLLAGRPPFTEGDIYYHHLHSIPESPKRYNEKIPDALANIILKSLEKDKTARYRHPGELLNALALINENEPVKAV; translated from the coding sequence ATGAATTATTTTCACGGCCTCCTTCTTAAGGCGGCGGCTATTTATCACACCTATCTTAACGATCATCCGGATTTTCATGATTTCATGGAGGATTTTACCCGTCAGGCCCAATTTTACTGGAATGAAATTATTCAAAACACGCCGAATTGGTTAAAACTTTCTTTGGCGGTCTTGATTGCCGGTGAAACAGTTCTGATTTTCGTGAGGATATTTATTGATTCTTCTTTGGTCGGGTGGGTTTTGAAAATTTTGCCCCGGGCGTTTTACCGAAAAACAATCATTAAGAGAGCGGAGCGTTTCGCAAAAAATCAGAAATATCTCCAGGCCGGCAAACTTTATGAAACGGTTGAAGAATATTCCCGCGCGGTTGCCATGTTTGTAAAAGGGGAAAATTACCACCGGCCGGCGTTAATCTATGTTAAATTAGGGAAATACCGTGAGGCGGCCCGGGTTTGTGAGGAGGGGAAGGAATATCGCGAAGCCGCCAGGTATTACGAAAAGGAAGGGCTTTATCTGAAGGCCGGAGAAATGTATCGCCATTTAAAGGAATTTCTGCAGGCGGCTGAAAATTTTGAAAAGGTCGTTTCGGCTCTGGAGAACGAAACGCCTTCGGAGGAAAATACAAGGAAAATTCAGGAAATTTCAGCAAGCGCGGGAGACCTTTTCTTTAAAGCAAAGGAATACCGGAAGGCCGGATTTTTTCTGGAAAAGGCCGGCCTTTTTGAGCAGTCGGCTTTGGCCTTTTCAAAAGCAAAGAAGCCTCTTTTAACGGCAAGGTCGCTTGAGTCCGGCGGTAAATTTAAAGAGGCGGCAAAACTCTACCTGGCGGAAGGGGAGCGGGAAAACGCCGCGCTTTGTTTTGAAAAAGGGGGGGCATTTTTTGAAGCCGGGGATATTTTTAATCAAATGGGAAATACGGATCGGGCAATCAGTCTTTATCAAAAAATAACCTCAAATTCAAAGAATTATGAACAGGCGTCTCTTCTCCTGGGCGGCTTATTCCAGAAAAAAGGGATGCTGGGCCCGGCGAGAGAAAAATATCAAAGATTAATCGAAAGGAAATCGGTTGCCCGGGAAAACCTTGAAACCTTTTATAATTTGGCGCTGTTAACCGAAAAAATCGGAGATTTGCATGAAGCGGTTTCTCTGTATGAAAAAATTTTAGCTGAAGATCTAAGCTATAAAGATGTTCCCGCGAGGCTTGAACAACTAGGGGAGAAAGTCAAACAGGCCTCCGCTCTAACCCCGGAGGAGACTGAGGCCCACACGGTTACCAGCCGGTATAAAATCCTCAATGAGCTGGGGAGGGGTGGAATGGGAATTGTTTACCGCGCGGAGGATACCGTCTTAAAGAGAATTGTGGCCTACAAGATTTTACCCGATTCCTTTAAGAATAACCCCCAGTTTTTGGAAAGCTTTATGCTTGAGGCGCGAACCGCGGCCGCTTTGAATCACCCGAATATTGTGACAATTTATGATACCGGCAAAGTGGGAAGCGATTATTACATTACCATGGAATGTGTCGACGGAATGACCTTGAAAGACCTTTTGGTCAAAACCAGGGGGGGAGTTCCGATCCGCATCGTGATGGCAATTGCCAGACAGCTTTGCCTTGGGTTAGAATACGCTCACGATAAAAATGTGATTCATCGGGACATTAAACCGGCTAATTTAATGCTCACGAAGGATAAAATGGTTAAAATTATGGATTTCGGTTTGGCGAAGCTCGTTCATGAAGGGTTGAGCGAGAAAACCACCGTAAAGGGGACTCCCTACTACATGTCGCCTGAACAGATTTTGGGAAAAAACGTGGATGCCCAAACCGATTTGTATGCCCTGGGATGCACGCTTTATCATTTATTAGCCGGCCGGCCTCCCTTTACCGAAGGGGATATTTATTATCACCATCTCCATTCGATCCCCGAGTCTCCCAAAAGATATAATGAAAAAATCCCGGACGCCCTGGCAAATATCATTTTAAAAAGTTTGGAAAAAGATAAAACAGCCCGTTATCGTCATCCCGGGGAATTGTTGAATGCCCTGGCCCTTATCAATGAAAATGAACCGGTAAAGGCCGTTTGA